In one Streptomyces sp. T12 genomic region, the following are encoded:
- a CDS encoding ABC transporter permease, whose amino-acid sequence MPETVLADTTPPDAAPAAVKQPGLIGGRIPLARLRDLALVPAIVVIAIVGQIVNPVFLQADNLINVLQTMSEIALLVLAQTMVLIVKKMDLSLESTMGLAPGVAAWLVVPTGAGHGLGLLPGAWSVPVTLAVGVLIGVVNALLIIRFGLNGFIVTLGMLIVLRGILTGISGGQTFFQLPESMLYLGTAQWFGMPASIWVCLVLFAVAIVVLGWTSFGRSLYAIGGNVDAAKAAGIRTDRVLWIVIVAGSLLAALAGLLLSGRLASVASAQGNGYIFTVFAAAVIGGISLNGGKGTMFGAFTGILLLFMIQNVLTLAGVPAQWIGALNGLIILVALIISRITGGKVQE is encoded by the coding sequence ATGCCTGAGACCGTCCTCGCGGACACCACACCGCCGGACGCCGCCCCCGCGGCCGTCAAGCAGCCCGGTCTGATCGGCGGCCGGATCCCACTGGCCCGGCTGCGCGACCTCGCGCTGGTACCGGCGATCGTGGTCATCGCGATCGTCGGACAGATCGTCAACCCGGTCTTCCTGCAGGCCGACAACCTCATCAACGTCCTGCAGACCATGTCCGAGATCGCCCTGCTGGTCCTCGCCCAGACGATGGTCCTGATCGTCAAGAAGATGGACCTGTCGCTTGAGTCGACCATGGGCCTAGCGCCCGGCGTCGCGGCGTGGCTGGTCGTGCCGACCGGCGCCGGACACGGCCTGGGGCTGCTGCCCGGCGCCTGGTCCGTCCCCGTCACCCTCGCCGTCGGCGTGCTCATCGGTGTGGTCAACGCCCTGCTGATCATCCGCTTCGGGCTCAACGGCTTCATCGTCACCCTCGGCATGCTGATCGTGCTGCGCGGCATCCTCACCGGAATCTCCGGTGGCCAGACCTTCTTCCAGCTGCCGGAGTCCATGCTCTACCTGGGTACCGCGCAATGGTTCGGGATGCCCGCGTCGATCTGGGTCTGCCTGGTGCTGTTCGCCGTTGCCATCGTCGTGCTGGGCTGGACCAGCTTCGGCCGCTCCCTGTACGCCATCGGCGGCAACGTCGACGCCGCGAAGGCGGCCGGCATCCGCACCGACCGGGTGCTGTGGATCGTCATCGTCGCCGGCAGCCTGCTCGCCGCTCTCGCCGGACTGCTGCTGTCCGGACGCCTGGCCTCGGTCGCGTCGGCGCAGGGCAACGGCTACATCTTCACCGTGTTCGCAGCGGCCGTCATCGGCGGCATCAGTCTCAACGGCGGCAAGGGCACCATGTTCGGCGCCTTCACCGGCATCCTGCTGCTCTTCATGATCCAGAACGTGCTCACCCTCGCCGGAGTCCCGGCCCAGTGGATCGGCGCCCTCAACGGCCTGATCATCCTTGTCGCCCTGATCATCTCGCGCATCACCGGCGGCAAGGTCCAGGAGTGA
- a CDS encoding L-fuconate dehydratase, with product MSSAVPASARITALDVLDVRFPTSEHLDGSDAMNPEPDYSAAYVVLRTDAGDGLEGHALAFTTGRGNDAQAAAIATLAPHVVGLSVEEVCADLGAFSRTLVHDPQLRWLGPEKGAIHMATGAVVNAAWDLAAKRAGKPVWRFLAEMSPEELVAQVDFRWLSDALTPEEALDILLRAEPGRQQRITRLLESGYPAYTTTPGWLGYSDEKLARLAREAVADGFTQIKLKVGADLEDDVRRMRTARETVGDGIRIAVDANQRWDVQPAIEWMRALAPYEPYWIEEPTSPDDILGHAAVRKAVSPVKVATGEHVANRVVFKQLLQAGAVDIVQIDSARVGGVNENIAILLLAAKFGVPVCPHAGGVGLCEMVQHLSMFDYVAVSGTLEDRVIEYVDHLHEHFVDPVRIADGHYLAPELPGLGAQMHPESLKEYTYPDGPVWISRV from the coding sequence ATGTCCTCCGCTGTGCCCGCATCCGCCCGCATCACCGCCCTGGACGTCCTCGACGTACGTTTCCCGACGTCCGAGCACCTGGACGGGTCCGACGCGATGAACCCCGAGCCCGACTACTCGGCCGCTTACGTCGTCCTGCGCACCGACGCCGGAGACGGACTGGAGGGCCACGCCCTGGCCTTCACCACCGGCCGCGGCAACGACGCGCAGGCCGCCGCCATCGCGACCCTCGCCCCGCATGTGGTAGGGCTCTCGGTCGAGGAAGTCTGCGCGGACCTCGGCGCGTTCTCCCGCACCCTGGTCCACGACCCCCAACTGCGCTGGCTGGGACCGGAGAAGGGCGCCATCCACATGGCGACCGGCGCGGTCGTCAACGCCGCCTGGGACCTGGCGGCCAAGCGCGCCGGCAAGCCCGTCTGGCGCTTCCTCGCGGAGATGTCGCCCGAAGAGCTGGTCGCCCAGGTCGACTTCCGCTGGCTCAGCGACGCCCTCACCCCCGAGGAGGCGCTGGACATCCTGCTCCGCGCCGAACCCGGCCGCCAGCAGCGCATCACCCGCCTGCTGGAGAGCGGTTACCCCGCCTACACCACCACACCGGGCTGGCTCGGCTACTCCGACGAGAAGCTGGCCCGCCTCGCCCGCGAGGCCGTTGCCGACGGCTTCACCCAGATCAAGCTGAAGGTGGGCGCCGACCTGGAGGACGACGTACGGCGGATGCGCACCGCCCGCGAGACGGTCGGCGACGGCATCCGCATCGCCGTCGACGCCAACCAGAGATGGGACGTCCAGCCCGCCATCGAGTGGATGCGCGCGCTGGCCCCCTACGAACCGTACTGGATCGAGGAACCCACCTCCCCCGACGACATCCTCGGCCATGCGGCGGTCCGCAAGGCCGTCAGCCCCGTCAAGGTCGCCACCGGGGAACACGTGGCCAACCGGGTCGTCTTCAAGCAGCTGTTGCAGGCCGGCGCGGTGGACATCGTGCAGATCGACTCCGCCCGGGTCGGGGGCGTCAACGAGAACATCGCGATCCTGCTGCTCGCCGCGAAGTTCGGCGTGCCGGTCTGCCCGCACGCGGGCGGAGTCGGCCTGTGCGAGATGGTCCAGCACCTGTCGATGTTCGACTACGTCGCCGTCTCCGGCACGCTCGAGGACCGGGTCATCGAGTACGTCGACCACCTGCACGAGCACTTCGTCGACCCGGTTCGCATCGCCGACGGCCACTACCTCGCACCCGAACTCCCCGGCCTGGGCGCCCAGATGCACCCGGAGTCGCTCAAGGAGTACACCTACCCCGACGGCCCGGTCTGGATCTCCCGTGTCTGA
- a CDS encoding amidohydrolase, which produces MSDTAELVDSHHHVWNLGHRPQPWLEDPGHEPIRRTFDTAGLRSAATRPIAGHRLDTTVVVQCLTSLPETRELLTLADKDPLVGAVVGWVDLTSLAIGEILDELCAGPGGSYLRAVRHVVQGEQDPEWLQRPVVERGLRTVGERGLGYDVLVRSHQLGQAVRLAERLPELPLVLDHAGKPPIVGGDLADWERQVRQLAGHPQVRCKVSGLVTEAEWEKWTTVDIRPVWNVLLSAFGPQRLMFGSDWPVCTLAGGWNRWAETVEKLLADCSERETRSILAGTATDFYRLSPPETTRERTPPCS; this is translated from the coding sequence GTGTCTGACACCGCTGAACTCGTGGATTCCCACCACCATGTGTGGAATCTCGGCCACCGCCCCCAGCCCTGGCTGGAGGATCCCGGCCACGAGCCCATCCGCCGCACCTTTGACACCGCTGGCCTGCGATCGGCCGCGACCCGGCCGATCGCCGGCCACCGTCTGGACACCACGGTGGTCGTCCAGTGCCTGACCTCCCTGCCCGAGACGCGCGAACTCCTGACCCTGGCCGACAAGGACCCGCTGGTCGGCGCGGTCGTCGGCTGGGTGGACCTGACCAGCCTCGCCATCGGGGAGATCCTCGACGAACTGTGTGCCGGACCAGGAGGCTCGTACCTGCGCGCCGTGCGGCACGTCGTCCAGGGCGAACAGGACCCGGAGTGGCTGCAACGCCCTGTCGTCGAACGGGGGTTGCGGACGGTCGGCGAGCGCGGGCTCGGTTACGACGTCCTGGTCCGCAGCCACCAGCTCGGCCAGGCAGTCCGCCTGGCCGAGCGCCTCCCCGAACTGCCGCTGGTCCTCGACCACGCCGGCAAGCCCCCCATCGTCGGCGGTGACCTGGCCGACTGGGAACGACAGGTGCGGCAGCTCGCCGGACATCCGCAGGTGCGGTGCAAGGTGTCGGGCCTGGTCACCGAGGCCGAGTGGGAGAAGTGGACCACCGTCGACATCCGGCCGGTGTGGAACGTACTGCTCTCCGCGTTCGGCCCGCAGCGGCTGATGTTCGGTTCCGACTGGCCCGTCTGCACACTCGCGGGTGGCTGGAACCGGTGGGCGGAAACCGTCGAGAAACTGCTGGCGGACTGCTCCGAGAGAGAGACCCGGTCGATCCTCGCCGGCACCGCGACCGACTTCTACCGACTCAGCCCACCGGAGACGACACGCGAAAGGACACCGCCGTGCTCCTGA
- a CDS encoding RbsD/FucU domain-containing protein: protein MLLTELLHPGILESLAGAGHGARVLLADGHYPASTATGSRARTVHLNLSPGLLDVTTVLDVLLRAVPVESAHVMVPPEGEPEPPAITEYRTRLAPAPVETLGRFAFYDAARSPDLALAIVTADTRTYANLLLTIGVRAEGTLGTR, encoded by the coding sequence GTGCTCCTGACCGAACTGCTGCACCCCGGAATCCTCGAATCCCTGGCCGGAGCCGGCCACGGCGCCCGCGTCCTGCTCGCCGACGGCCACTACCCCGCGAGCACCGCCACCGGTTCACGGGCGAGGACCGTGCATCTCAACCTGTCCCCCGGTCTGCTCGACGTCACCACCGTGCTCGACGTCCTGCTGCGCGCCGTCCCCGTCGAGTCGGCCCACGTGATGGTGCCACCCGAGGGTGAACCGGAGCCGCCGGCCATCACCGAGTACCGCACACGGCTCGCACCGGCCCCCGTGGAAACACTCGGCCGCTTCGCCTTCTACGACGCCGCCCGCTCCCCCGACCTGGCGCTGGCGATCGTCACCGCCGACACCCGAACCTACGCCAACCTGCTGCTGACCATCGGCGTCCGCGCTGAAGGGACCCTGGGAACACGATGA
- a CDS encoding zinc-binding dehydrogenase, with product MTLAVRYTAARTLDTAPSQASPPGPGEVELAPAYVGICGTDLHIFHGDMDARVSTPAVLGHEMSGRVVRVGPGVEDWRPGDAVTVMPLRWDDTCPACQAGHQHICQHLDFIGIDSPGAMQQRWTVPASTLVRLPDSLPLDRGALVEPTAVAVHDVGRASVRGGEKVVVVGGGPVGVLIALVSQATGAEVRLVELSAHRRRLAEELGLTVWNPADDDVPALVRKWTEDAGADVAFEVSGAAGGVDTAVDVLGVRGRLCLVAIHPRPREINLHRFFWRELTLVGARLYDRSDFERAVTLVADGTIPADRLISKVVPLTQAPAAFEALEGGGDVMKILVDCTDDAQGAAV from the coding sequence ATGACTCTCGCCGTTCGCTATACCGCTGCCCGCACCCTGGACACGGCGCCCTCACAGGCTTCGCCCCCGGGCCCCGGCGAGGTCGAACTGGCCCCCGCCTACGTCGGCATCTGCGGCACCGACCTGCACATCTTCCACGGCGACATGGACGCCCGGGTCAGCACGCCCGCCGTCCTGGGACACGAGATGTCCGGCCGGGTCGTCCGCGTCGGGCCCGGCGTCGAGGACTGGCGGCCCGGCGACGCGGTCACCGTGATGCCCCTGCGCTGGGACGACACCTGCCCGGCCTGCCAAGCCGGCCACCAGCACATCTGCCAGCACCTCGACTTCATCGGCATCGACTCCCCGGGCGCGATGCAGCAGCGCTGGACCGTGCCCGCCTCGACGCTCGTCCGGCTGCCGGACTCGCTGCCGCTGGACCGGGGCGCGCTCGTCGAGCCCACGGCGGTCGCCGTGCACGACGTGGGCCGGGCCAGCGTGCGAGGCGGCGAGAAGGTCGTCGTGGTCGGCGGTGGGCCCGTCGGCGTGCTGATCGCGCTGGTCTCCCAGGCCACCGGCGCCGAGGTGCGGCTGGTCGAGCTGAGCGCCCACCGACGGCGGCTCGCCGAGGAGTTGGGGCTGACGGTCTGGAACCCGGCCGACGACGACGTGCCGGCGCTCGTGCGGAAGTGGACCGAAGACGCGGGCGCGGACGTCGCCTTCGAGGTGTCCGGTGCGGCGGGCGGCGTGGACACGGCGGTCGACGTGCTCGGCGTACGCGGCCGGTTGTGCCTCGTCGCCATCCATCCCCGCCCCCGCGAGATCAACCTGCACCGGTTCTTCTGGCGTGAACTCACCCTCGTTGGCGCCCGGTTGTACGACCGCTCCGACTTCGAGCGGGCGGTCACCCTGGTCGCCGACGGCACGATCCCGGCCGACCGGCTGATCAGCAAGGTCGTGCCGCTCACCCAGGCACCCGCCGCGTTCGAAGCCCTGGAGGGCGGCGGGGACGTGATGAAGATCCTCGTGGACTGCACCGACGACGCTCAGGGAGCCGCCGTATGA
- a CDS encoding SDR family oxidoreductase, translated as MTAFDLTGKLAVVTGARRGIGRAMARALAEAGADVIGVSASLEESGSDVEKDVTAAGRTFEAIRTDFADPEAVRALGANLAGRERPVDILVNNAGTIRRAAAVEHTDTDWALVLQVNLTAQFALTRAVGATMVARGRGKVIFTASLLSFQGGITVPGYTAAKHGIAGLTKALANEWAPRGVNVNAIAPGYIATDNTQALQDDPARSRAILERIPAGRWGTADDLAGATVFLASDAAAYVHGTVLPVDGGWLGR; from the coding sequence ATGACCGCCTTCGACCTCACCGGGAAGCTCGCCGTCGTGACCGGTGCCCGGCGCGGCATCGGCCGGGCCATGGCCCGCGCGCTCGCCGAGGCCGGCGCGGACGTCATCGGCGTGAGTGCCTCGCTGGAGGAGTCCGGCAGCGACGTCGAGAAGGACGTCACCGCCGCGGGCCGTACCTTCGAGGCGATCCGGACCGACTTCGCCGACCCCGAGGCCGTCCGGGCACTGGGCGCGAACCTCGCGGGCCGCGAGCGTCCGGTGGACATCCTGGTCAACAACGCGGGCACCATCCGCCGCGCGGCGGCAGTCGAACACACCGACACCGACTGGGCGTTGGTCCTCCAGGTCAACCTCACAGCCCAGTTCGCGCTGACGAGGGCCGTGGGCGCCACCATGGTGGCCCGTGGCCGAGGAAAGGTCATCTTCACCGCGTCTCTGCTCAGCTTCCAGGGCGGCATCACCGTCCCCGGCTACACGGCCGCCAAGCACGGCATCGCCGGCCTGACCAAGGCACTGGCCAACGAATGGGCCCCGCGCGGCGTCAACGTCAACGCCATCGCCCCCGGCTACATCGCCACCGACAACACCCAGGCACTGCAGGACGACCCGGCACGCAGCCGGGCCATCCTGGAACGCATCCCGGCCGGACGCTGGGGCACGGCCGACGACCTGGCGGGCGCCACCGTGTTCCTTGCCTCCGACGCTGCCGCGTATGTCCACGGCACCGTCCTGCCCGTCGACGGCGGATGGCTCGGCCGATGA
- a CDS encoding bifunctional 4-hydroxy-2-oxoglutarate aldolase/2-dehydro-3-deoxy-phosphogluconate aldolase, with product MTASLAAALSGARILPVLTVPSATMAAPLADALAVGGARCAEVTFRTPDAEQVVKAMAAHGGLVVGAGTVLTTEQAERAVGAGARFVVSPGFDPEVMEKCRELGVPVVPGIATATELMRALRAGLDTVKLFPAEPLGGTSMLRALAAPFPRARFVPTGGIRPAHLSGYLSHPAVVAVGGTWMATAEHLERGDFAEIRKLTAEAVERSAP from the coding sequence ATGACCGCCAGCCTGGCCGCCGCCCTGTCCGGCGCCCGCATCCTGCCGGTGCTGACCGTGCCGTCGGCCACGATGGCCGCCCCGCTCGCCGACGCCCTGGCGGTGGGCGGGGCGCGGTGCGCCGAGGTCACCTTCCGCACCCCGGATGCCGAACAGGTCGTGAAGGCGATGGCGGCGCACGGTGGACTGGTCGTCGGAGCCGGTACCGTGCTCACCACCGAGCAGGCGGAGCGTGCCGTGGGCGCCGGTGCCCGCTTCGTGGTGTCGCCCGGCTTCGATCCCGAAGTCATGGAAAAATGCCGTGAGTTGGGGGTGCCGGTCGTGCCGGGCATCGCCACCGCAACCGAGCTGATGCGCGCCCTGCGGGCCGGCCTGGACACGGTCAAGCTGTTCCCCGCCGAGCCACTCGGGGGCACGTCGATGCTCCGGGCCCTGGCGGCTCCGTTCCCGCGGGCGCGGTTCGTGCCGACCGGCGGCATCCGCCCCGCGCACCTGTCCGGCTACCTCTCCCACCCGGCGGTCGTCGCCGTCGGCGGCACTTGGATGGCCACCGCCGAACACCTGGAGCGGGGCGACTTCGCGGAGATCCGGAAGCTGACGGCCGAAGCCGTGGAGAGGAGCGCGCCATGA
- a CDS encoding sugar kinase translates to MSGRTPQVVALGEVMLRFDPGEGRIRTARTFQVWEGGGEYNVVRGLRRCFGLRTAVVTALVDNAVGHLTEDLVLQGGVDTSLISWVPGDGIGRTARNGLNFVERGFGIRGALGVSDRANTAVSQLRPGAVDWDAVFTAGVRWFHTGGIFAGLSDTTVEVAEEAMATARRHGVTVSYDPNYRPSLWADRGGPERAREVDLRLARYADVVVGALGLAGKYPGAVLIEADEVPDALSEVAGRTPGAGVLATTLRNVPSAGVNDWSSAAWSAATGFVSGPRMPGLHVLDRIGSGDGFAAGLIYGLLTGAGLERALAYGTAHGALTMTTPGDVSMATLTEVEALVAGGSAHVRR, encoded by the coding sequence ATGAGTGGGCGGACTCCGCAGGTGGTGGCCCTGGGCGAGGTGATGCTCCGCTTCGACCCGGGCGAGGGCCGGATCCGCACCGCGCGGACGTTCCAGGTGTGGGAGGGCGGCGGCGAGTACAACGTCGTACGCGGTCTGCGCCGCTGCTTCGGCCTGCGCACGGCTGTGGTGACGGCTCTGGTGGACAACGCGGTGGGACACCTCACCGAGGACCTCGTCCTGCAGGGCGGGGTCGACACCTCGTTGATCAGCTGGGTGCCTGGTGACGGCATCGGCCGTACCGCCCGCAACGGGCTGAACTTCGTCGAGCGGGGCTTCGGCATCCGGGGAGCACTGGGCGTGAGTGATCGCGCGAACACCGCGGTCTCCCAGTTGCGGCCCGGCGCCGTCGACTGGGACGCGGTCTTCACCGCCGGCGTCCGCTGGTTCCACACCGGCGGCATCTTCGCCGGGCTCTCGGACACCACGGTGGAGGTGGCCGAGGAGGCGATGGCCACCGCCCGGCGCCATGGCGTGACCGTCTCCTACGACCCCAACTACCGCCCCAGCCTCTGGGCCGACCGAGGCGGACCGGAGCGGGCGCGCGAGGTCGATCTGCGGCTCGCCCGGTACGCCGACGTCGTGGTGGGGGCGCTGGGCCTGGCCGGGAAGTACCCCGGTGCGGTGCTCATCGAGGCCGACGAGGTCCCGGACGCGCTGTCGGAGGTCGCCGGCCGGACACCCGGGGCGGGGGTGCTGGCGACGACCTTGCGGAACGTGCCGTCGGCCGGCGTGAACGACTGGTCCTCGGCCGCCTGGTCCGCCGCGACCGGTTTCGTCAGCGGCCCGCGGATGCCGGGGCTGCACGTCCTGGACCGCATCGGCTCCGGCGACGGATTCGCCGCCGGGCTGATCTACGGCCTGCTGACCGGTGCCGGCCTGGAGCGTGCCCTCGCCTACGGCACCGCCCACGGCGCACTCACCATGACCACGCCCGGCGATGTGTCCATGGCCACGCTCACCGAGGTCGAGGCGCTCGTCGCGGGTGGCTCCGCCCACGTCAGACGCTGA